The following coding sequences are from one Neovison vison isolate M4711 chromosome X, ASM_NN_V1, whole genome shotgun sequence window:
- the TFE3 gene encoding transcription factor E3, whose product MSHAAEPARDGVEASAEGPRAVFVLLEERRPADSAQLLSLNSLLPESGIVADIELESVLDPDSFYELKSQPLPLRSSLPISLQATPAPLSASSSAGGSRTPAMSSSSSSRVLLRQQLMRAQAQEQERRERREQAAASSFPSPAPASPAISVVGVSAGGHTLGRPPPAQVPREVLKVQTHLENPTRYHLQQARRQQVKQYLSTTLGPKLASQALTPPPGAASTQPLPAPEAAHAAGPTGSAPNSPMALLTIGSSSEKEIDDVIDEIISLESSYNDEMLSYLPGGTAALQLPSTLPVSGNLLDVYSSQGVATPAITVSNSCPAELPNIKREISETEAKALLKERQKKDNHNLIERRRRFNINDRIKELGTLIPKSSDPEMRWNKGTILKASVDYIRKLQKEQQRSKDLESRQRSLEQTNRSLQLRIQELELQAQIHGLPVPPTPGLLSLATTSASDSLKPEQLDIEEEGRPGTAAFHAAGGSAQSAPHQQPPAPPSDALLDLHFPSDHLGDLGDPFHLGLEDILMEEEEEGVVGGLSGALSPLRAASDPLLSSVSPAVSKASSRRSSFSMEEES is encoded by the exons ATGTCTCATGCGGCCGAGCCAGCTCGGGACGGCGTAGAGGCCAGCGCGGAAGGCCCTCGAGCCGTGTTCGTGCTGTTGGAGGAGCGCAGGCCAGCCGACTCGGCCCAGCTGCTCAG CCTCAACTCTTTGCTTCCGGAATCTGGGATTGTTGCTGACATCGAATTAGAAAGCGTCCTCGATCCGGACAGCTTCTACGAGCTCAAAAGCCAGCCCCTACCCCTACGCTCAAG CCTCCCAATATCACTGCAAGCCACCCCAGCTCCACTCTCTGCATCGTCTTCTGCAGGGGGCTCCAGGACCCCTGCCATGTCGTCCTCTTCTTCATCGCGGGTCTTGCTGCGGCAGCAGCTCATGCGGGCCCAGGCCCAGGAGCAGGAGAGGCGTGAGCGACGGGAACAGGCCGCAGcctcttccttccccagccctgcccctgcctctcctgccatCTCAGTTGTGGGCGTCTCTGCAGGGGGCCACACCCTGGGCcgtcctccccctgctcaggtgCCCAGGGAGGTGCTCAAG GTGCAGACCCACCTAGAGAACCCGACGCGCTACCACCTCCAGCAGGCACGCCGGCAGCAGGTGAAACAGTACCTGTCCACCACACTCGGCCCCAAGCTGGCTTCCCAGGCCCTCACGCCACCACCGGGAGCTGCTAGCACCCAGCCGCTCCCAGCGCCCGAGGCTGCCCACGCTGCCGGTCCTACAGGCAGCGCCCCCAATAGCCCCATGGCGCTCCTCACCATTGGGTCCAGCTCAGAGAAGGAG aTTGACGATGTCATTGATGAGATCATCAGCCTGGAATCCAGTTACAATGATGAGATGCTCAGCTATCTGCCCGGAGGCACCGCAGCGCTGCAGCTCCCCAGCACG ctgcctgtgtcagggaatctgcttgatgTGTACAGTAGTCAGGGCGTGGCCACACCAGCCATCACTGTCAGCAACTCCTGCCCGGCTGAGCTGCCCAACATCAAACGGGAGATCTCTG AGACTGAGGCCAAGGCCCTTTTGAAGGAACGACAGAAGAAAGACAATCACAACCTAA tcGAGCGTCGCCGGCGATTCAACATTAACGACAGGATCAAGGAGCTGGGTACCCTCATCCCAAAGTCCAGTGACCC GGAGATGCGCTGGAACAAAGGCACCATCCTGAAAGCCTCTGTGGATTACATCCGCAAGTTGCAGAAGGAGCAGCAACGCTCGAAAGACCTGGAGAGCCGGCAACGTTCACTGGAACAGACCAACCGCAGTCTGCAGCTCCGAATTCAG GAGCTAGAATTGCAGGCACAGATCCACGGTCTGCCGGTACCTCCCACCCCGGGGCTGCTCTCCCTGGCCACAACTTCAGCCTCTGACAGCCTCAAGCCAGAGCAGCTGGACATTGAGGAGGAGGGCAGGCCAGGCACAGCAGCATTTCACGCAGCGGGGGGATCTGCCCAGAGTGCCCCCCATCAGCAGCCCCCAGCGCCACCCTCGGATGCCCTTCTGGACCTGCACTTTCCCAGCGACCACCTGGGGGATCTGGGGGACCCCTTCCACCTGGGGCTGGAGGACATtctgatggaggaggaggaggaaggggtggtggggggactGTCGGGCGCCCTGTCCCCACTGCGGGCAGCCTCTGACCCCCTGCTCTCGTCGGTCTCCCCCGCTGTCTCCAAGGCCAGCAGTCGCCGCAGCAGCTTCAGCATGGAGGAGGAGTCCTGA